A part of Solicola gregarius genomic DNA contains:
- a CDS encoding type II secretion system F family protein, translating to MSTVGLVAIGLAACVAALLVRGSPERVAARRLGSSRRTLRAQLAVHPLLVVVPAVAVASAVAFTTFGSRPNLLLVAVTGCAVAYAAVTLRRRTAARAVRHRRQAETVDICDAIVSELAAGSPSTRAIANVAADWSFLNPVAHCADLGGDVAQSLRNVASEPGRAALAQIAAAWEVSVRTGAGLADVLDRLSTAMRADDEARQEVVASLGAPRATARVLAVLPVFGLALGSGIGGDPLAVLLESMLGAICLAVGSALAISGLFWVERIADAAELV from the coding sequence ATGAGCACCGTCGGCCTGGTCGCGATCGGCCTCGCGGCGTGCGTGGCAGCGCTGCTCGTGCGAGGCTCACCCGAACGCGTCGCCGCACGACGGCTCGGCTCATCGCGGCGTACGCTTCGCGCCCAGCTGGCGGTGCACCCGCTTCTCGTGGTCGTACCCGCGGTGGCCGTCGCGTCCGCCGTCGCATTCACCACCTTCGGCTCCCGCCCCAACCTGCTGCTGGTCGCGGTGACCGGCTGCGCCGTTGCGTACGCCGCCGTGACGCTACGGCGGCGCACCGCGGCGCGTGCCGTGCGGCACCGAAGACAGGCCGAGACGGTCGACATCTGCGACGCGATCGTCTCCGAGCTGGCGGCCGGCAGCCCGTCGACTCGTGCCATCGCCAACGTGGCGGCCGATTGGTCGTTCCTGAACCCCGTTGCGCACTGCGCCGATCTCGGCGGCGATGTCGCACAGAGCCTCCGCAACGTGGCGTCCGAACCAGGCCGAGCCGCGCTCGCGCAGATCGCCGCGGCCTGGGAGGTCTCGGTCCGCACGGGTGCCGGCCTCGCCGACGTGCTCGATCGCCTGTCGACGGCGATGCGCGCGGATGACGAGGCGCGTCAAGAAGTGGTCGCGTCGCTCGGTGCGCCGCGCGCGACTGCCAGGGTGCTCGCCGTGCTGCCGGTGTTCGGTCTCGCACTCGGGTCCGGCATCGGCGGGGATCCGCTTGCCGTGCTTCTCGAGTCCATGCTCGGGGCGATCTGCCTCGCGGTGGGCAGCGCACTCGCGATCTCGGGGTTGTTCTGGGTCGAGCGCATCGCCGATGCAGCGGAGCTGGTGTGA
- a CDS encoding type II secretion system F family protein has product MWASVLAGLSVAVWMRMPSPRRVRRVAAGPRADGPIDRLRDADLLTSPWIAALGAAIAVTQIFSGELGLVVAAACAVAAYRWVDGLESIGARRRREQLARDLPVGVDLLVAALSAGRPPGQAMAAVAAAVGGPLGTDLAAIAARLELGADPTRVWRDVADDPVLGPVGRSFRRASQSGASVTTVLARCVEDLRRRRHTEANRVARSAGVRTAAPLGLCFLPAFIVVGVVPTVVGAFWHLVL; this is encoded by the coding sequence GTGTGGGCAAGCGTCCTTGCCGGGCTCTCCGTCGCCGTCTGGATGCGGATGCCGTCGCCGAGGCGGGTGCGACGCGTTGCGGCCGGGCCCAGGGCCGACGGACCGATCGACCGGCTCCGAGACGCCGATCTGCTGACGTCACCGTGGATCGCCGCGCTCGGGGCGGCGATTGCCGTGACGCAGATCTTCTCCGGGGAGCTCGGGCTCGTGGTCGCGGCGGCGTGTGCGGTCGCCGCGTACCGGTGGGTGGACGGCCTCGAGTCGATCGGTGCCCGGCGCCGGCGCGAGCAGCTCGCCCGCGACCTACCCGTCGGAGTCGACCTCCTGGTGGCAGCGCTGTCGGCAGGCCGGCCACCCGGGCAGGCGATGGCGGCCGTCGCGGCCGCGGTCGGCGGCCCGCTGGGCACCGACCTCGCAGCGATCGCGGCTCGGCTGGAGCTGGGAGCAGATCCGACGCGGGTGTGGCGCGACGTCGCGGACGATCCCGTGCTGGGGCCGGTGGGCCGGTCCTTTCGGCGCGCGTCCCAGAGCGGCGCGTCGGTGACCACGGTGCTCGCACGATGCGTCGAAGACCTTCGGCGCCGGCGTCACACGGAGGCGAACCGGGTGGCACGAAGTGCGGGCGTACGTACAGCCGCTCCGCTCGGTCTCTGCTTCTTGCCGGCGTTCATCGTCGTCGGCGTCGTGCCGACGGTCGTCGGTGCGTTCTGGCATCTCGTGCTCTGA
- a CDS encoding DUF4244 domain-containing protein — protein MKTLRARLGRDDAGMSTAEYAVGTVGACGLGGVLVKLAQSPWFGNLVKDVIDNVTHWLPF, from the coding sequence ATGAAGACACTCAGAGCCCGACTCGGCCGTGACGACGCCGGCATGTCGACGGCCGAGTACGCGGTGGGCACCGTTGGTGCGTGCGGCCTCGGCGGCGTGCTGGTCAAGCTCGCGCAGAGCCCTTGGTTCGGAAACCTGGTGAAGGACGTCATCGACAACGTCACGCATTGGCTGCCCTTCTGA
- a CDS encoding DUF4244 domain-containing protein, with product MYNEKPAGRCASYRERGHATVEYAVGTVGAAGLAAALVQLAGSGWFYDLIQSLLRVAYGLPEFPTPSVLF from the coding sequence ATGTACAACGAGAAGCCCGCCGGCCGGTGCGCCTCGTACCGCGAGCGAGGGCACGCGACCGTCGAGTACGCGGTCGGCACCGTCGGTGCGGCGGGTCTCGCCGCCGCACTCGTCCAACTGGCCGGCAGCGGCTGGTTCTACGACCTGATCCAGTCGCTGCTGCGCGTCGCGTACGGCCTGCCCGAGTTTCCGACGCCCTCGGTGTTGTTCTGA
- a CDS encoding TadE family protein, which translates to MARRSESGMVTVETAVVIPVLIVLTLVLAWIVSLGIAQVRLVDAAREAARMTARGDSESKATQLAERIAPDGSVVEIDSADGVAEVRVKLVVRTDLPLVGKIGAVDLDATASSVTEAGAS; encoded by the coding sequence ATGGCGCGGCGTAGCGAGAGCGGCATGGTGACGGTCGAGACGGCGGTCGTGATCCCCGTGCTCATCGTGCTCACCTTGGTGTTGGCCTGGATCGTGTCGCTCGGCATCGCACAGGTCCGCCTGGTTGATGCCGCGCGCGAGGCCGCACGGATGACCGCGCGTGGAGACTCAGAGTCCAAGGCGACGCAGCTGGCAGAGCGCATCGCTCCCGATGGCTCCGTGGTCGAGATCGACAGCGCCGATGGCGTAGCCGAGGTACGGGTCAAGCTCGTCGTTCGTACGGACCTCCCCCTCGTCGGCAAGATCGGCGCGGTCGACCTCGACGCGACGGCCTCCTCGGTCACCGAGGCGGGCGCGTCGTGA
- a CDS encoding Rv3654c family TadE-like protein — protein MTERGSATVYAVVLATMIGLMAVVAAQCVALARIQHKAASAADLAAIAASQAAQAGADGCAQARKVASRNAGEVRECEMADAVATVTVQIESPTMWGRTWQVAQRARAAPGDYVVEPDS, from the coding sequence GTGACCGAGCGAGGGTCGGCGACGGTCTACGCGGTGGTGCTCGCGACCATGATCGGGCTGATGGCGGTCGTCGCGGCGCAATGCGTCGCGTTGGCGCGCATCCAGCACAAGGCCGCGAGCGCCGCCGACCTCGCCGCGATCGCCGCGTCGCAGGCCGCGCAGGCCGGCGCCGACGGCTGCGCACAAGCCCGCAAGGTGGCCAGCCGCAACGCGGGGGAGGTGCGCGAGTGCGAGATGGCCGACGCGGTCGCGACCGTCACCGTGCAGATCGAGAGTCCGACGATGTGGGGCCGGACGTGGCAGGTCGCGCAGCGTGCGAGGGCCGCGCCGGGCGACTACGTCGTGGAGCCGGACTCGTGA